GTGCATGAAATGTGGTATGATATATCATGGGGCACAATTGCTAGCTATTCAACACGTATAAATTTTTGATGAAAATGAATAATGAGTGTATTAGACATTCCATTATCATCTATGTATATCAGCAGATTATTCTAATCTAACCAGATGTAAGATAAGGTAAGGATAAGGAGGACAAAACATATCGTTTAGAGGAGGTAAACCTATGAGATATTTTTTATAAAATACGGTGTTTCGACTATAAAAGCTGCTATTTTCCCCGCTATTTTTACTTTGATCGTTATATTGTACGTTATGACGTTTAAGACGATTTTTATCTTGGAGGGTGATCATGTTATACGTATACGTACGCATCAAAAAACAATTGAAGGAGCATTACGAGAAGCTGGTATCCACATTTATGCTGAAGATATTGTTATACCAGATAAAACAAATAACGCCTCACACAATCAAGTGGTTAAAATTCAGAGGGCTAAATTAATCGAATTAGTTATAGACAACGAGAAAATACAGTTTATTCGCACGCAACAAAAAAAAGCTTCCGAAATAATTTCCGACCTTGGTTATAAAATAAGCGCTCATGATTTAATTTATGTTAATGGTAAGCCAGGGGATGATTTGCCGCTATCTAAATATCAATCTCCTGTCTCATTTTTTAATGGTCGTCGTGAATCATCAGGTTTATCACACGCAAATATACGAATTGATTGGTATCGTGCAATATCAGTTACCGTCAAAGAAGTGGGGGGGCAGACACTAAGAATGCAGACAGCTGCGCGCACGGTAGGGGAAGCCTTATTACAAGCTGGATTCATGATTTATCTAGGAGACAGGGTTCTTCCCCCTGTTGATCATCCGATTCAACCTGGCATGATTATAATTTTTGAACGCGCAAAACCTATAACGATATGGATTGAAGGGAGGCAAATACGTAGTCGTACTTTACAAAAAAATGTAGCAGGTGTTTTAGCTGAAATGAATATTGTTTTAATAGATAAAGATTATGTATTGCCAGATTTAGAAACTCCAGTCGTGCCAAATATGCAAATTCGTGTCGTACGTGTCAAAAGTGATATTGAGATAAGCCATCAGCATGTCCCATTTGAAGTAATCATGGAGGATGATGCCGAATTGGAGCTAGACACATGGATCTTAGCTTATGAAGGTAGTCCGGGTATACGTGAAAAACGCAGCTTGGTTACATTTGAGGATAATTTAGAAGTAAAGCGCGAGTTGATTGCGGATTTCATCGTGCGAAAACCTCGTCCACGTATTTACAAATATGGAACAAAGATAATTATCCGTACATTGAATACACCCTATGGGCCTATCCAGTATTGGCGTAGATTACGTATGCTAGCTACTTCTTATTCAGCAAGCACATCAGGGGTATCACGAGAGGTATCATGGTATGGC
This genomic window from Candidatus Methylacidiphilales bacterium contains:
- a CDS encoding ubiquitin-like domain-containing protein, with amino-acid sequence MTFKTIFILEGDHVIRIRTHQKTIEGALREAGIHIYAEDIVIPDKTNNASHNQVVKIQRAKLIELVIDNEKIQFIRTQQKKASEIISDLGYKISAHDLIYVNGKPGDDLPLSKYQSPVSFFNGRRESSGLSHANIRIDWYRAISVTVKEVGGQTLRMQTAARTVGEALLQAGFMIYLGDRVLPPVDHPIQPGMIIIFERAKPITIWIEGRQIRSRTLQKNVAGVLAEMNIVLIDKDYVLPDLETPVVPNMQIRVVRVKSDIEISHQHVPFEVIMEDDAELELDTWILAYEGSPGIREKRSLVTFEDNLEVKRELIADFIVRKPRPRIYKYGTKIIIRTLNTPYGPIQYWRRLRMLATSYSASTSGVSREVSWYGKTRCGQDMRFGIVAVDPNVINLKTNIYVPGYGIGQACDTGSAIIGKRIDLGYDDHNLQFWRNWVDVYLMPPIPPNINYIIK